One part of the Dyadobacter sp. 676 genome encodes these proteins:
- a CDS encoding acetylxylan esterase, producing the protein MKTKLLITALTCGCTVTIAQQQTANRPTVVAGFPVNYHEDSVGTYTLPELLKTQDGKPVVTAGQWTGKRRPELLRLVEENQFGKMPPRPQNLTFHVFDKDTPAFNGKAVRKQVTVYFTKDTSDHKMNLLIYLPAKAAKPVPLLLNISFAAYNQIVDDPGLRIGEIWNKEGKKVKADKPTPFGKLNVEQFLDAGFGFATVYYGDIEPDFKEGLQYGIRKTYLKPGQQEPAANEWGAITAWAWGLSRAMDYFETDRRIDSKHVALQGASRLGKTVLWAGIRDPRFKMVIASISGEGGAALSRRNYGETIRHISDPSRYLYQFAPNYHTWAEKVNEMPIDAHMLVALMAPRPLLLQTGSTDYWSDPKGEFLSAVAAAPVYRLFGKTAPSASAMMPAPDDTSLLMNDLGYYMHEGGHTVLPEDWKLFIKYMEKHL; encoded by the coding sequence ATGAAAACGAAACTTTTAATCACTGCATTGACTTGCGGCTGCACCGTTACCATTGCCCAGCAGCAAACCGCCAACCGCCCCACGGTCGTTGCAGGGTTTCCGGTCAACTACCACGAAGATTCCGTCGGAACGTATACATTACCGGAACTTCTGAAAACCCAGGACGGCAAGCCGGTCGTAACAGCCGGGCAATGGACCGGGAAACGTCGGCCGGAATTGCTGCGGCTTGTGGAAGAAAACCAGTTTGGCAAAATGCCACCCAGGCCCCAAAACCTTACTTTCCACGTGTTCGACAAGGACACTCCGGCATTCAACGGAAAAGCAGTCCGCAAGCAGGTAACCGTGTATTTCACGAAAGACACTTCTGATCACAAAATGAATTTGCTGATCTATCTCCCCGCAAAAGCCGCAAAACCGGTGCCGCTATTGCTCAACATATCCTTCGCAGCCTACAACCAGATCGTCGACGATCCCGGCCTCCGAATCGGCGAAATTTGGAATAAGGAAGGCAAAAAAGTGAAAGCCGACAAACCCACGCCATTCGGCAAGCTGAACGTGGAGCAATTTCTGGACGCCGGTTTCGGTTTCGCGACAGTATACTACGGGGATATCGAACCGGATTTTAAGGAAGGCCTGCAATATGGTATCCGCAAAACATACCTGAAACCCGGTCAGCAGGAGCCGGCCGCGAACGAATGGGGGGCGATCACCGCCTGGGCCTGGGGACTTAGCCGTGCCATGGATTATTTCGAAACCGACCGCCGGATCGATAGCAAACATGTTGCACTCCAGGGCGCGTCCCGGCTCGGGAAGACGGTACTTTGGGCCGGCATTCGCGATCCGCGGTTCAAAATGGTGATCGCAAGCATTTCTGGTGAAGGCGGGGCTGCATTGAGCCGCCGGAATTACGGCGAGACGATCCGGCATATTTCAGATCCCTCGCGCTATTTGTACCAGTTTGCGCCCAATTACCACACCTGGGCAGAAAAGGTGAACGAAATGCCCATCGATGCGCATATGCTGGTCGCCTTGATGGCCCCCAGGCCTCTTTTGCTACAAACCGGAAGCACGGATTACTGGTCGGACCCCAAAGGTGAATTTCTCTCGGCGGTCGCAGCGGCACCTGTTTACCGGCTTTTCGGAAAAACGGCGCCATCGGCTTCCGCAATGATGCCCGCGCCCGACGATACTTCCCTACTGATGAACGACCTGGGTTACTATATGCACGAGGGAGGGCACACCGTGTTGCCGGAGGATTGGAAGCTGTTTATAAAGTATATGGAGAAACATCTCTGA
- a CDS encoding GlsB/YeaQ/YmgE family stress response membrane protein gives MNLLTSILVGALAGWLADKVFSRFSFSIWMQIVLGIIGGLVGGWVLGDDLEVVLGLPSLISRILTSFVGALIILGIAALIKGKKA, from the coding sequence ATGAATTTACTTACCTCTATTTTAGTTGGAGCGCTAGCTGGCTGGCTGGCCGACAAAGTGTTTAGCCGTTTTTCATTTTCAATCTGGATGCAGATTGTCCTGGGTATCATTGGCGGGCTGGTGGGCGGCTGGGTGCTGGGGGATGACCTGGAAGTCGTTCTGGGCCTCCCTTCGCTGATTTCCCGTATACTCACTTCATTTGTTGGCGCGCTGATCATACTCGGCATTGCAGCCCTCATTAAAGGCAAGAAAGCATAA
- the hflX gene encoding GTPase HflX: MIDKKKLYSTAAKKETAVLVAVSTQKQSVEKTKEYLDELAFLATTLGVETVQTFTQNLERTDIRTYTGKGKLEEILIYVTANPVDMIIYDDDLTPSQVRNLEAVFKDIKVIDRSLLILAIFAMRAQTAQAKLQVELAQYQYMYPRLTRMWTHLSRQSGAGVGMRGPGETELETDRRIVKDRIAFLKEKLEKVDKQSVTRRKERDRLVRVAIVGYTNVGKSTLMRSLSKADVFAENKLFATVDSTVRKVNMENIPFLLTDTVGFIRKLPTTLIESFKSTLDEVREADILMHVVDISHPSFEEHLDVVNKTLEEIGAANKPSILVFNKIDAYKPSFNDDGEEEDTPTSTQDLLEQLKRSYIAEKADHVVFISAQQKENIDELKRTLFSLVKEKHFSIYPNWLDLGYAPVETDE; this comes from the coding sequence ATGATCGATAAGAAGAAATTATATTCCACAGCCGCCAAAAAGGAAACCGCCGTGCTGGTGGCAGTAAGCACCCAGAAACAATCGGTTGAAAAAACCAAAGAATACCTGGATGAACTCGCGTTCCTGGCGACGACCCTCGGCGTGGAGACCGTCCAGACATTTACGCAAAACCTCGAACGCACCGACATCCGGACCTATACCGGAAAGGGTAAACTCGAAGAAATTTTGATTTACGTCACCGCTAATCCGGTGGACATGATCATTTACGACGACGACCTCACCCCCTCGCAGGTGCGTAACCTCGAAGCCGTTTTCAAGGACATCAAGGTCATCGATCGCAGCTTGCTCATTCTTGCCATTTTTGCGATGCGCGCACAGACGGCCCAGGCAAAATTGCAGGTCGAACTTGCCCAGTACCAATATATGTACCCGCGGTTGACGCGCATGTGGACGCACCTTAGCCGCCAGTCGGGCGCAGGCGTGGGTATGCGCGGCCCGGGTGAAACGGAGCTCGAAACCGACCGCCGGATCGTCAAAGACCGGATCGCGTTCCTGAAAGAGAAGCTGGAAAAAGTGGACAAACAGAGCGTCACCCGCCGGAAAGAGCGGGACCGGCTCGTACGCGTGGCCATTGTGGGTTATACCAATGTAGGTAAATCGACACTGATGCGGAGCCTCTCCAAGGCCGACGTTTTTGCCGAAAACAAACTCTTCGCGACCGTCGATTCCACCGTCCGGAAAGTGAATATGGAGAACATCCCGTTCCTGCTTACCGACACGGTCGGTTTCATCCGGAAATTGCCGACGACCCTCATAGAATCATTCAAATCGACACTCGATGAAGTACGTGAGGCCGACATTCTGATGCACGTCGTCGACATATCGCACCCGTCGTTCGAGGAACATCTGGACGTTGTAAACAAAACCCTGGAAGAGATCGGCGCGGCAAACAAGCCTTCTATTTTGGTATTCAACAAGATAGATGCTTATAAGCCCTCGTTTAACGACGACGGCGAGGAAGAGGACACCCCAACTTCCACACAGGATCTTCTTGAACAGCTGAAACGCAGTTACATCGCAGAAAAAGCCGATCATGTTGTTTTCATATCGGCCCAGCAAAAAGAAAATATCGACGAGTTAAAGCGGACGTTGTTCTCTTTGGTGAAGGAAAAACATTTTTCCATTTACCCGAACTGGCTCGATCTCGGCTATGCGCCGGTAGAAACGGATGAATAA
- a CDS encoding MATE family efflux transporter, producing MKKWFTLLREAIRGSEESFTEGSINRAIFLLSVPMILEMVMESLFAVVDIFFVSKVSTEAVATVGLTESVITLVYSIAIGLSTAATATIARRTGEGNADQARHAVGQVIFISLAVSSVAALGGFWLASDILRMMGADHKVIETGTNFARIQFLSSPVVVLLYSLSGALRGAGAAATAMRSLMIANGFNMLLGPALIFGIGPFPELGVTGAALATAAGRSIGVSYQLFSLARGKRALGLLWKDLKPDLETITAIIKIATGGTVQFLIGSASWIFLTRILSEFGSDVVAGYTIAIRVIMFTLLPAWGLANAAATLVGQNLGAEKPERAEASVWKCASFNLMFLASLAVILFIGAEGIIGMFSSQPHVVETGKLALRVLCMGYGFYAYGMVVIQSLNGAGDTKTPTVLNLIAFWAVQIPIAYMLAVILDFGPVGVFAAVPIAESVLAMLGIWRFRLGGWKIVKI from the coding sequence ATGAAAAAGTGGTTTACACTGCTTCGTGAAGCTATTCGTGGCTCCGAAGAGAGTTTTACCGAAGGAAGCATCAACCGCGCTATTTTCCTGCTATCTGTTCCAATGATCCTCGAAATGGTCATGGAGTCGCTCTTTGCCGTCGTTGATATTTTCTTTGTTTCAAAAGTAAGTACCGAAGCGGTCGCGACGGTCGGGCTTACAGAATCTGTTATTACGCTGGTTTACTCCATAGCCATTGGCCTGAGTACCGCGGCTACGGCAACTATTGCCAGGCGGACCGGCGAGGGGAATGCAGATCAGGCGCGCCATGCGGTGGGACAGGTGATATTTATCTCACTGGCCGTCTCATCGGTCGCGGCGCTTGGAGGTTTCTGGCTGGCGAGCGACATTCTGAGAATGATGGGCGCCGACCATAAGGTAATCGAAACAGGGACCAATTTCGCCCGTATCCAGTTTTTGAGCAGTCCGGTGGTTGTTTTATTGTACTCGCTGAGCGGCGCGTTGCGGGGGGCAGGAGCAGCGGCAACAGCGATGCGTTCACTGATGATCGCTAATGGCTTCAATATGCTTCTGGGCCCCGCCCTGATTTTCGGCATAGGACCATTCCCCGAGCTGGGCGTAACGGGCGCAGCACTGGCAACAGCCGCAGGGCGGTCGATCGGCGTTAGTTACCAGCTGTTTTCGCTCGCCAGGGGAAAACGGGCATTGGGGCTGCTTTGGAAAGACCTTAAGCCCGACCTGGAAACCATCACAGCAATCATCAAAATCGCGACCGGTGGTACGGTTCAGTTCCTGATCGGCTCAGCCAGCTGGATTTTCCTGACGCGCATTCTCTCCGAGTTCGGCAGTGATGTGGTGGCTGGTTATACAATCGCCATCCGCGTGATCATGTTCACACTGCTGCCTGCCTGGGGGCTTGCCAATGCCGCGGCAACGCTGGTAGGGCAGAATCTGGGTGCCGAAAAACCGGAACGCGCCGAGGCATCGGTATGGAAATGTGCCTCGTTCAACCTGATGTTTCTGGCTTCGCTGGCGGTGATCCTGTTTATCGGGGCCGAAGGTATCATAGGCATGTTCAGTTCCCAACCGCATGTGGTGGAAACGGGTAAGCTGGCATTGCGGGTGTTGTGTATGGGCTATGGGTTTTACGCCTACGGAATGGTGGTGATCCAGTCGCTGAATGGCGCGGGCGACACCAAAACGCCGACGGTTCTGAACCTGATCGCTTTTTGGGCGGTTCAGATCCCGATCGCGTATATGCTGGCCGTTATCCTTGATTTCGGGCCGGTCGGAGTTTTTGCAGCGGTACCCATCGCGGAATCCGTCCTGGCAATGCTGGGCATCTGGCGGTTCCGTCTCGGGGGATGGAAGATCGTTAAAATTTGA
- a CDS encoding YeeE/YedE thiosulfate transporter family protein, with amino-acid sequence MEIIELLKRPWPWYVAGPLIGLTVPVLLLLGNKSFGISSSLRHICAAVIPAGLPFFKYNWRKEAWNLFFVAGIVIGGSAGNFWLGNPDTIVVADDTRHTLAALGVRDFSGLMPTDIFSIANVFTLKGLIFFVIGGFLVGFGTRYAGGCTSGHAIMGLSNLQWPSLVATVSFMIGGFACTHLLLPFLLALAI; translated from the coding sequence ATGGAAATTATCGAACTTCTTAAAAGGCCCTGGCCGTGGTACGTGGCCGGGCCGTTGATCGGGTTGACGGTACCGGTGCTGTTGCTGCTGGGAAATAAGTCGTTTGGCATTTCGTCGTCGTTGCGGCATATCTGTGCGGCGGTGATTCCGGCGGGTTTGCCATTTTTTAAATACAACTGGCGAAAAGAGGCCTGGAACCTGTTTTTTGTAGCGGGGATTGTGATTGGGGGGAGCGCAGGTAATTTCTGGCTGGGAAATCCGGATACCATCGTGGTGGCGGACGATACCCGGCATACGCTGGCTGCTTTGGGTGTCCGGGATTTTTCCGGACTAATGCCAACGGACATTTTCTCGATAGCCAATGTGTTTACTTTGAAAGGTTTGATATTCTTTGTAATTGGGGGCTTTCTTGTTGGTTTCGGTACGCGCTACGCGGGAGGGTGCACATCAGGACATGCGATTATGGGACTTTCCAACCTGCAATGGCCGTCATTGGTGGCTACGGTGAGTTTCATGATCGGCGGGTTCGCATGTACACACCTGCTACTGCCGTTTTTATTGGCTCTTGCCATATAG
- a CDS encoding DUF6691 family protein, translating into MEKITQHSPVAQTRDSDYEGIGIDGSDGANRQQSAEGFTANLKYLLVGVIFGIVFLKAEIVSWFRIQEMFRLDSFHMYGVIGSAVAVGALSVWLIKRFNVRTLAGEPVTISDKVFDKGQIYGGLSFGVGWAITGACPGPLFAQIGAGYLAVAVTLLSAIAGTWVYGLVRARLPH; encoded by the coding sequence ATGGAAAAGATAACCCAACATTCCCCTGTTGCCCAAACCCGGGATTCCGATTATGAAGGAATCGGGATCGACGGCAGCGACGGCGCAAACCGGCAGCAATCCGCCGAAGGCTTTACCGCCAACCTTAAATACCTGCTCGTTGGCGTGATTTTCGGGATTGTTTTTTTGAAAGCGGAGATTGTCTCCTGGTTCCGTATACAGGAAATGTTCCGGCTGGATTCGTTTCACATGTACGGCGTGATCGGCTCGGCTGTGGCGGTCGGAGCACTGTCGGTTTGGCTGATCAAGAGGTTTAATGTCAGGACATTGGCCGGCGAGCCGGTGACCATCTCCGACAAGGTTTTTGACAAGGGCCAGATTTACGGCGGATTGTCGTTCGGCGTCGGCTGGGCCATTACGGGCGCTTGTCCGGGGCCATTGTTTGCACAAATAGGCGCCGGTTACCTGGCTGTGGCTGTTACATTGCTGAGCGCCATCGCGGGAACGTGGGTTTACGGGCTGGTGCGCGCGAGACTTCCGCATTAG
- a CDS encoding class I SAM-dependent methyltransferase — protein MAWYHTYFKGLPQRAWKLNQDDEYTDYEVDFLRDVLEITPDSKVLDVLAGYGRHALPLAEQGTALTCIDISQEYCEELQTISSKQRLPVEVICADILNYKLPEASFDAAYCFGNSFSFFPRAEMQQFISQIASALKPGAHVAVHTENLAESILPNFQARNWMPVQDDIIYLAENEYRAEGSYIEAEQTFISGQEKVTHNVCQHIYTLGELTYMFELAGLLVVGTFSNLEADPFMLGDEQLYLVARKQ, from the coding sequence GTGGCCTGGTACCATACCTATTTCAAAGGACTCCCGCAACGCGCCTGGAAACTGAACCAGGACGATGAATACACCGACTACGAGGTCGACTTCCTGCGGGATGTACTCGAAATAACGCCGGACAGCAAAGTACTCGACGTACTTGCAGGCTACGGCAGGCATGCCCTTCCGCTCGCAGAACAGGGTACGGCATTGACCTGTATCGATATTTCACAGGAATATTGCGAAGAATTACAAACCATCAGCAGCAAACAGCGACTGCCGGTAGAAGTGATTTGTGCGGATATATTGAACTACAAACTCCCCGAGGCTTCTTTTGACGCCGCCTATTGTTTCGGGAACAGTTTCAGTTTCTTTCCCCGGGCCGAAATGCAGCAGTTTATCAGCCAGATCGCCTCCGCGTTGAAACCGGGCGCCCACGTAGCGGTCCATACCGAAAACCTCGCCGAAAGCATTCTGCCCAACTTCCAGGCGCGTAACTGGATGCCCGTGCAGGACGATATTATCTATCTGGCCGAAAACGAGTACCGTGCGGAAGGAAGTTATATCGAAGCGGAGCAAACATTCATTTCCGGCCAGGAAAAAGTGACGCATAACGTTTGCCAGCATATTTATACGCTGGGTGAGCTTACTTATATGTTCGAACTGGCGGGCCTGCTCGTGGTAGGCACGTTCAGCAACCTGGAAGCCGATCCGTTCATGCTGGGCGACGAGCAGCTATACCTTGTAGCGCGCAAACAATAA
- a CDS encoding heavy metal-associated domain-containing protein, translated as MKTTVLSIITALFLGLNIAFADGTKEVKIKTSAICEMCKARIERNLGLSKGVKESNLDLSNKVITVKYNPDKTTPEAIKATINKTGYDADELPANQKAHDKLPSCCRKTAAAH; from the coding sequence ATGAAAACAACCGTTTTGAGCATTATTACAGCCCTTTTTCTGGGCTTGAACATCGCCTTCGCCGACGGCACCAAAGAGGTAAAAATCAAAACCTCGGCCATTTGCGAAATGTGCAAGGCGCGCATCGAGCGCAACCTGGGCCTTTCGAAGGGCGTGAAAGAATCGAATCTCGATCTTTCGAACAAGGTAATTACTGTAAAGTACAACCCGGACAAAACTACGCCGGAGGCTATCAAGGCGACGATCAACAAAACCGGCTACGACGCCGACGAGCTGCCTGCCAACCAAAAGGCGCACGACAAACTGCCAAGCTGCTGCCGCAAAACCGCCGCAGCGCATTAG
- a CDS encoding heavy metal-binding domain-containing protein, with translation MNKIIIASLLLLSAACAGNKSEKDATTTETHAASEKKYACPMKCEGDKTYAEAGKCPVCKMDLEEVAMAEPDSTVHQH, from the coding sequence ATGAACAAAATCATTATTGCGTCGTTGCTGCTGCTGTCGGCCGCCTGTGCGGGCAACAAATCCGAAAAGGACGCGACAACCACCGAAACGCATGCGGCAAGCGAGAAAAAATACGCTTGTCCAATGAAATGCGAGGGTGATAAAACCTACGCCGAGGCCGGCAAATGCCCTGTCTGCAAAATGGATTTGGAGGAAGTAGCCATGGCCGAACCCGATTCAACAGTACATCAACATTGA
- a CDS encoding AraC family transcriptional regulator, with product MKLYIKNMVCDRCKRVVREELNALGIDLNFVELGEVETVAEVDGTKLKEVKSVLEANGFELLDDRRLAMVEHIKTLVIDEVQNLKGNKPAQMNFSDYLSEKIGYEYSYLSNLFSSETGQTIEQYIIAQKVEKVKEWLSYNELTLSEIAWRLAYSSTAHLSNQFKKVTGMTPGEYKKSALQRTALDQIGH from the coding sequence ATGAAATTATATATCAAAAATATGGTGTGTGACCGCTGCAAGCGGGTGGTGCGCGAGGAACTGAACGCACTGGGCATTGACTTGAACTTCGTAGAATTGGGTGAAGTGGAGACGGTAGCCGAAGTGGACGGGACCAAGTTGAAAGAAGTGAAATCAGTGCTGGAAGCAAATGGATTCGAGTTGCTCGACGACCGTCGGCTGGCGATGGTGGAGCATATCAAAACGCTGGTAATCGACGAAGTTCAAAACCTGAAAGGCAACAAACCCGCACAGATGAATTTTTCGGATTATTTGTCGGAAAAGATCGGTTATGAATACTCTTATCTCAGCAACTTGTTTTCCTCCGAAACCGGGCAAACGATCGAACAATATATCATTGCCCAGAAAGTAGAAAAAGTAAAGGAGTGGTTGTCATATAACGAACTCACGCTAAGCGAAATAGCATGGAGACTGGCTTACAGCAGCACGGCACATCTGAGCAACCAGTTCAAAAAAGTGACCGGTATGACACCCGGGGAATACAAAAAAAGTGCATTGCAACGGACCGCGCTGGACCAGATTGGTCATTAG
- a CDS encoding TonB-dependent receptor, producing the protein MNKYLLGGLLLLVSSCLYAQRITGSVNEQEPQTKNLKPITGANVYWSGTTQATTTDENGRFSIPRSAQSALLVVSFVGFRNDTIKIGQESELQVVLQSDQTLDEVVVRAGNTSIDRLSPHQTEIITTRALAKAACCNLSESFETNASVSVSYSDAVTGSKQIQMLGLNGTYIQTNVENIPSIRGLASTFGLNFVPGTWIQSIDVGKGAGSVVNGYESMTGQINVELQKPDTQEKLYLNTYVNNFGRAEMNLNLAHKLNDKWSTGLLTHGSTLRSRIDKNSDGFLDLPLYTQYNAVNRWKYQGNKMIAQFGVKALYEDRLGGQKNFERAMKGTTQAYGFGARVNRYEFFSKIARLFPEQPYKGLGLILNASVHDSKSYFGLNNYDGTQKTLYGNLIYQSIIGNTNHSYKAGISYMLDNYDEIYKNISLKRNESVPGAFFEYTYNHLDKFVMVAGGRVDFHNLYGTQWTPRLHLKYSLTDQTTLRASAGRGFRVANPLAEYYGNLVSSRQVIFRDAIRPEISWNYGASLTQEFKVGGMSGNFIMDFYRTDFENQLVADMEDPRYIRFYNLEGKAYANSFQAEANLTPVKRFELKLAYRLFDVKQTIRNVYDENTLQERMMVSRDRVLFNAGYALPYDKWKFDATVQWNGKRRVPYMGHVPDHHIPDNLTSAVAPSFYNFNAQITRTFPKWDIYLGGENLANFRQKNPIMGAGEPFGQHFDAGMAWGPVVGRMIYAGMRYKIVR; encoded by the coding sequence ATGAACAAATATCTTTTGGGAGGACTTCTTTTACTCGTATCCTCCTGCCTTTACGCACAACGTATAACCGGCTCGGTCAACGAACAGGAACCGCAGACCAAAAACCTCAAACCCATTACCGGAGCCAATGTATACTGGTCAGGAACCACACAGGCAACCACTACCGATGAAAACGGGCGGTTCAGCATTCCCCGCTCGGCCCAATCGGCCCTGCTGGTGGTGAGCTTTGTCGGGTTTCGGAATGATACCATCAAAATCGGCCAGGAAAGCGAGTTACAGGTGGTACTGCAAAGCGACCAGACGCTCGACGAAGTAGTGGTACGGGCCGGAAACACGTCTATCGACCGGCTTTCCCCGCACCAAACAGAAATCATCACAACACGGGCATTGGCGAAAGCAGCATGCTGTAACCTTTCCGAAAGTTTCGAAACGAATGCCTCGGTCTCCGTCTCATATAGCGATGCCGTGACCGGCTCCAAACAAATCCAGATGCTTGGCCTGAATGGCACCTACATTCAGACCAACGTGGAGAATATCCCGTCCATCCGCGGCCTGGCGTCGACCTTTGGCCTGAACTTCGTTCCCGGCACATGGATCCAGTCGATTGACGTAGGCAAGGGTGCGGGCTCGGTAGTCAACGGCTACGAGTCGATGACGGGACAAATCAATGTGGAGCTGCAAAAACCCGATACACAGGAAAAACTCTACCTGAACACTTATGTCAATAACTTCGGCAGGGCCGAAATGAACCTGAATCTGGCCCATAAGCTCAACGACAAATGGAGTACCGGATTGCTCACCCACGGAAGCACTTTGCGCAGCCGCATCGACAAAAACAGCGACGGTTTCCTGGACCTTCCGCTTTACACCCAGTACAATGCCGTTAACCGCTGGAAATACCAGGGCAACAAGATGATCGCGCAATTCGGCGTGAAGGCACTTTACGAAGACCGCCTGGGCGGACAAAAGAACTTCGAACGCGCAATGAAAGGCACTACCCAGGCCTACGGCTTCGGCGCGAGAGTGAACCGCTACGAGTTCTTCTCCAAAATCGCCAGGCTGTTCCCCGAGCAACCTTACAAAGGCCTGGGCCTGATCCTGAATGCGTCGGTCCACGATTCCAAATCCTATTTTGGCCTTAACAATTACGATGGTACCCAAAAAACGCTTTACGGAAATCTGATCTATCAGTCGATCATCGGCAATACCAATCACTCCTACAAAGCAGGCATCAGCTACATGCTCGACAATTATGACGAGATTTATAAGAACATCAGTCTGAAACGAAACGAATCGGTTCCGGGTGCCTTTTTTGAATACACTTATAATCATCTCGACAAGTTCGTGATGGTGGCCGGCGGGCGCGTCGATTTTCATAACCTTTACGGTACCCAATGGACACCGCGCCTGCATCTGAAATACAGCCTCACAGACCAGACAACGCTGCGCGCATCGGCCGGCCGGGGATTCAGGGTAGCCAACCCGCTGGCTGAATATTACGGTAACCTCGTAAGCTCGCGACAGGTAATTTTCCGCGATGCCATCCGACCGGAAATCTCGTGGAACTACGGCGCCAGCCTGACACAGGAATTCAAAGTCGGGGGAATGAGCGGGAATTTTATCATGGACTTCTACCGGACCGATTTTGAGAATCAATTGGTGGCCGATATGGAAGACCCGCGCTATATCCGCTTCTATAACCTCGAAGGGAAAGCCTACGCCAACAGTTTTCAGGCCGAAGCAAACCTGACGCCGGTCAAACGTTTCGAGCTGAAACTGGCTTACCGGCTGTTCGATGTAAAACAAACGATCCGCAACGTGTACGACGAAAATACATTGCAGGAAAGGATGATGGTGAGCCGCGACAGGGTGCTTTTCAATGCCGGATATGCCCTGCCTTACGACAAATGGAAGTTCGATGCCACCGTGCAATGGAACGGCAAACGACGCGTACCTTATATGGGGCATGTTCCAGACCACCATATTCCGGATAATCTGACATCCGCCGTAGCGCCATCTTTTTACAATTTTAATGCACAGATTACCCGCACATTCCCGAAATGGGATATTTACCTCGGCGGTGAAAACCTCGCCAACTTCCGTCAGAAAAACCCGATTATGGGTGCCGGGGAGCCGTTCGGGCAGCATTTCGATGCCGGCATGGCCTGGGGCCCGGTTGTAGGACGAATGATTTATGCCGGAATGCGTTATAAGATTGTTAGGTAA
- a CDS encoding heavy-metal-associated domain-containing protein — protein sequence METLQFKTNIKCGGCIATVTPFLNGDENVESWSVDLESADRVLKVETTHSPEEIEQLIKKAGYVAEEIG from the coding sequence ATGGAAACCTTGCAATTCAAAACCAATATCAAATGCGGCGGATGTATCGCTACTGTTACGCCCTTTCTCAATGGAGATGAAAATGTGGAAAGCTGGTCGGTGGACCTGGAAAGTGCGGACCGCGTTTTGAAAGTCGAAACGACCCATTCACCGGAAGAAATCGAACAACTGATTAAAAAGGCCGGATACGTAGCCGAGGAAATCGGCTGA